A genomic window from Silene latifolia isolate original U9 population chromosome Y, ASM4854445v1, whole genome shotgun sequence includes:
- the LOC141628661 gene encoding uncharacterized protein LOC141628661: protein MQAEKEILTLEEDKGEQVWELNVDGASNMKGAGVGLVLKSPQGDLLVQAVRCEFKATNNEAEYEALILGPHCSDLKIVHLQVYSDSQLIVNHVNNSYAARDPTMMAYLEIAQALKLRFQTFNIKQIPRDQNVEADALAALGAIFKAGTISTVPIVHVLEPAISKAEQDNEGTAGSPQSQEKGVLANTTSQEEAVDWRKPYQDWLQNDTLPADKKEGREHIQQGPQRGYWPTMRKDAMEYAKKCDACQRHAPVSHQPAEPLHPVISPWPFMKWGMDIVGPLPKAPGNKLYMLAMTDYFSKWIEAESFSQVTEAQLEHFIAVYSRNPRSMAKVSPKNKIIVENPRKKSEEIGGKWAEELPLVLWGRQTTPKVATGQTPFTGVRGGRLSFRGRVPTHDTGARREERNQWKWQALLDTMDELETAPDRDGLIQQTKGPATTKM from the exons ATGCAGGCTGAGAAAGAAATCCTCACTCTGGAGGAGGATAAAGGAGAACAGGTGTGGGAGCTGAATGTAGATGGAGCCTCGAATATGAAGGGAGCAGGAGTTGGTCTGGTCCTTAAGTCACCCCAAGGAGACCTGCTGGTCCAGGCAGTTCGGTGCGAATTCAAAGCTACCAATAACGAGGCAGAATATGAGGCCTTGATCTTGGGTCCGCACTGCTCTGACCTAAAAATCGTGCACCTCCAGGTATACAGCGACTCCCAACTCATCGTGAACCATGTAAATAACTCTTATGCAGCTAGGGACCCCACTATGATGGCCTACCTAGAAATAGCGCAAGCGTTGAAACTCAGGTTCCAGACCttcaacatcaagcaaatcccCAGGGACCAGAACGTGGAGGCTGACGCCTTAGCCGCCCTGGGGGCAATATTCAAGGCAGGTACAATCTCCACCGTACCTATCGTCCACGTACTAGAACCTGCAATATCAAAAGCAGAACAAGACAACGAAGGCACAGCTGGCTCACCGCAATCACAGGAAAAAGGGGTGTTAGCAAACACTACCAGCCAAGAAGAGGCTGTAGATTGGAGGAAGCCTTATCAAGATTGGCTGCAGAATGACACACTTCCAGCAGACAAAAAAGAG gggcgGGAGCACATCCAACAAGGCCCTCAGCGGGGCTACTGGCCCACGATGCGCAAAGATGCTATGGAATACGCGAAAAAGTGTGACGCCTGTCAAAGGCATGCGCCAGTCAGCCACCAGCCTGCAGAACCCCTGCACCCAGTTATTTCTCCCTGGCCTtttatgaaatggggaatggacatagtgGGACCGCTACCCAAGGCACCAGGAAACAAGCTCTACATGCTCGCCATGAcggattacttctccaaatggatagaggcagaatcATTCTCCCAAGTTACCGAGGCCCAG TTGGAACATTTCATTGCAGTCTACTCCCGAAACCCTCGGTCAATGGCCAAAGTGAGTCCAAAGAATAAAATCATAGTGGAGAACCCGAGAAAGAAGTCGGAAGAAATTGGGGGCAAATGGGCAGAGGAGCTACCACTAGTCCTATGGGGCCGACAGACCACCCCTAAAGTAGCAACAGGGCAAACTCCCTTCACTGGTGTTCGGGGTGGGCGCTTATCCTTCAGAGGTCGGGTTCCTACCCACGATACGGGTGCCCGACGAGAGGAGCGGAACCAGTGGAAATGGCAAGCGCTTTTAGACACGATGGATGAGCTCGAAACCGCGCCCGATCGGGATGGCCTCATACAGCAGACAAAGGGGCCGGCTACAACAAAAATGTAA